The proteins below are encoded in one region of Rubripirellula reticaptiva:
- a CDS encoding sulfatase family protein produces the protein MIARWPETIGPNVISAQPAHIIDFMATFVELAQTEYPANFSANEIIPLEGKSIVPILRGEVRKPHDTLAWEYTGNRAIRQGNWKLVWDKTIKDWELYDLGRDRCETVDLAGQNPERVKEMSADWFAWAKKTGAPGGK, from the coding sequence ATGATCGCGCGATGGCCGGAGACGATTGGGCCTAACGTGATCAGTGCGCAACCGGCGCATATCATCGATTTCATGGCAACGTTCGTCGAGTTGGCTCAGACCGAGTATCCGGCGAACTTCAGTGCCAACGAAATCATTCCGCTAGAGGGCAAAAGCATTGTGCCGATCTTGCGTGGCGAAGTGCGGAAGCCACATGACACGCTCGCATGGGAGTACACCGGCAACCGCGCCATCCGGCAAGGCAACTGGAAACTGGTTTGGGACAAGACGATCAAGGATTGGGAGCTGTATGATCTCGGGCGCGATCGGTGCGAAACAGTCGACTTAGCGGGGCAGAACCCCGAACGTGTGAAGGAGATGTCCGCCGACTGGTTCGCGTGGGCCAAAAAAACAGGCGCGCCCGGTGGGAAGTAG